The genomic stretch TAGAATAAAACAAACCGACGAAATCCTTGCTTTTCGTGATAAGTATATTTTAATCGCATATATATCCTTCTAGCGGAAATTAATTTACCACCAAAGATGCTAAAGTTGCCACTAGCAGCTCTTTAGGTCTTGATCCAGTAAGCATCATTGCTTCTGATCTTAATAGATCCATTTTCCATGTAGTTTCTACTATCTGAGATCTGATTTGCTTCCACACTCGTTCCCAGCGCAGCAAAGCATCAACAGAGCAATGTGACCAGAGATGTCTCAGGTTGTGCGATCACAGCTTTATATATGTGCAAGATGTGGAAAGAGAGGCTAGTAATGCATACCAGCTTCTTCTGCCTTCCTAATAGCCAGCTCGTCGGTGATGCTCTGATCAGCTCTGAGCTCCTTCAGCCCCCGTCCTCCTCGCAGTCCTATAATCTTTCCTAACAGCGCCATTgcagtcctcctcctcctcctcctctccttctcctgCTGCGAGGTGGCAATGGAGATCTGAAGCTCGCTGTTTGCAAGCGCGAACGCAGAGAAGAAAGGGATGGGAGAAGACGAAGGAGGAGAGCAGAGTTCTCGTGTTATGTGTGGGGGAGACACATTTGAAAACTCAACGGTGGGTTTCTTTAATCGGCTTCGCAGTGTTGGAGAATCTGGCAGTTGTTGAACTCGATTCGCATCTGCTCTCGCTGCTAGATCAGCGAACAGCGGTTCGGACTTACGGAAGGCCGAGAAATTTCGACGTGTGTCCCACGCGGGCATCAGTTTTTGAAAACCATGCAACCTGAATGTGCCACGTGTGCGGGTGACTTCGATGTCACGTGATCCGAGATCAGCAGTGCACGTATTCTTTTCTGAAGTGTAATAAATGCCGTTTGCAACACGTTAACCTGCGATTCACTACGGTTAGAGGGGGGCCCAGCGGCCCCCAACTGCTATCTCCAATCACTAAGCAGGTTGGTGACACGGTAAAGCACCAATGGGTACGTAGAAGGTTTGGTGGGACCGCCGTGAGAATAAGCGGGTCCACGGGATCGAGAACGACACCGCGGGCTCGTGGGTTTGAAAAGATCGACCGTTGGCATCCTGTGCACGTTAGGATTTTAACTAACTTAAACTAATTCTACTTGAGAATGTTAACTACAGACATCTCTAAGATGATAAAAAGAGACACCTCTAAGATGATAAAAAGACAAGGGTGTTCTCATCCTTTAAGAATTATTAGATAGGGTCTGAGTGTGAATTTatctaaatttaatttaaaaCCTCCTTAAatcatgtaaatatagaaataataattttttaaccaAAAATATGAGAATATTAGTGGAATAATAGAATCGGGAGTCATTTTTGGTCATCACATCTATCAGTCGATTCccaattaaaattaaaatggATGATAAATCCCTCAGATGTGAGAGGGTAAGACATGCATATATGTATGGAGGTAGATTTGTCCCAACCCCTCGAGCAAGGGTTGTGGATTGGGGAGAGTGTTTTCAAGTATGCTCGTGATTGAGGCTTGATCACTTCCTTTCAGCTTTAAAAGGAAAATTAAAGTTTATCACCTCATgtatatgttaatgatatgctGTTAAGAGGCTTTGACTAGTCAAAAAATTAATCTAATTAAAAAACATTTCCTCAATCCATTAGTAGAGCCATAGGAGAACCATTTGCTTCAAATTTAATATGAATGATGGGACATACATATTAAAATACCTTTATACTTATACAGTCCATGAGAAAATCTCATATTCCCTTTAGAAGAGTATGTTTAAGAGTGTTGACAGCAAACTTAATACTCGACAATGCTACCTTCTTTCTCAAGGTTATTCTTTGAGACAATCGATGGCAATTGTCACAAGTAAGGTTTACAagcttcaagaagaaagcaacaaGGACAACCATGTGAGACTCATTAGATTATGTAGTGATGACCACCAAAAGGAAAGCAGTCAAAAAGTATACGTGTAATTTAAATAGCCTGTCCAACATTATTCCACCCTTAGCACACAATAACACACGAATAAACCAGCAAGACAAAACTACATGATGGGACAAGAATATGGACTGGGAGTACTGCAGCCGTGTTCATAGAACACCACCGGCGGACATGGAGGGTAACTGGAATAACATGGCCACCCAACCTCCACTCCCTTCACCACCGGTGGTGGCTTTTCTGGCTGAGTAGTCGCTTTCACTTCCTCTACTTTGACTATATACGCATGCCCTACTTTCTTCCTCAGGGTGCACGTCAAGTCAGCGGGATCGACGCCATCTCCGACTAGCACCAACTGATCCTTGTCCTCCCCTTCCACTGCGACTGAGTCAACCCCTTCTGTCATAGGATCACAAAAAACTTGGATTCAGCCATCCGTAATCGAGTAGTCGTACTATATGCTCGTCTGATTAGTTTCAGCAACATATATACCTGCTGAAGCAACAAGCCGCATTGCTTTGGAGCGGCATTTGTTGCAGTTTATCTGCACTTTGATCACTATCTTTTGCTGCAATGACGAGGCTATTGATTTGAGCACGGAAAATATTTTATCTCATTTGCGAAAAGAATCAAGCAAAACCAAACAACATACTATTGGATGTGGGGCATACCTTCATGCTTCTGTCTCTTGATGACGGAGAAGAGACTGATGTGTATGTGTTTGATCCAAATGAGAAGAATTCGATGACTATGGCGAAGAAGAGAAGACAGCTACTTATATACACGATGTCGTCACTGTTGTTCGTCGATATAAAAAGACCAAGAAGGCACTATTACAACCAAGTCAATGCATATTATTTAAGTCAAGACAATTCAAAAGTCGTCGATCAGCTTCCAGACCTCGTTGACTCTAAGCAGGAACATGCAGAGCATGAGCTTCAACACATACAGCTACCACAATAACCGCGTGAAGAAGTCTGAATTCTCCACTTGAGAACTCAGTCAGTTGAGTGCataaaagaaagaccaagtgttGACTAAAATTAATGGTTGCAATCCCTTCCAAGATGGTTCGTAGCGTGGAATTAATTACAAGTAGACCCGAAAAGTCAAAGCACGTACTGGAGGTTGACGTAGTGATTGACCGTGTGCACTCTTCATCTTGGCCCACACTTGGGACTCGTTGGTTCCGATCTGATTCGTTTGACCCGGTGGGTAAACCAGTTCGGAGAAGGTTGACTTTGACCCGTTTTGGGTGGATCGGCTTGCGGTGCGAAATCTTGTACTGTGGTATATGGGCCTTTTGGGCTACAGGCCCAAGTGCCGGAGTTTCTGAAAATAGACAAATAGGCACCTTCTATTAGTGGCATATATCGTCACCGTCTGCACACTCGACGTCCTTTACTACTATCTTCAGTTTCTTCCATCGGCCACTCACCACCAACGCCGCCCTGCCATCGGAGACGGTGGCGGACCTTCATTCTCTGGACTGTTACCGACTTCTCCGACTACCTCCCCAACCTCACCGACTCCATCGATTGGCGCCCCTTCTACTACCCCGTCCGACGTCAGCCTCAGTCACATTATCCTCGAACCTCACATCCTCGCCTTCCGCACCCGGTGGCTCTGCCAGACGATCTACTTCTAGGTTCCGGTGGCTAAGTTCACCTGCGACGGGCTCTGCCCCGGAATGAATACAGTGATCGGCGAGTTGGTACTGGGCCAGTGGAAGCTATATGGAGTGCCGTCGGACGGAGAACCGCCAGCACAAGTGGGCGTCAACTACGGCTCTCGTCACGTCCAATGGCGGCTTTGACATCAAGAAGACAGTTACACGGCGGAGATTCAACCATTCAGTGTTGGTGATCGTATTTGCGCAGATAGTTATCTTCCGATGCGACAACTTGTTCTTGATTGGTGTACAGTTCCTCTGGATTAACTTGTTGTTCATTCTTTGCATTGATAAAAAGGTAACACAAGAAGCATAAGAAGCCTGACAAATATTGGGTACTTAGAAGAGTCTCTAGTGAATGTAATTATTATCGACCAAGTAAAATTGATTGTTAAATCAGATCAAAATCTTTCTCAGTTCCCAAGCTtacaaaaataaaaggaaataacCATGTGTCTCCAAATAGAGTTTTTATTCCTAAAACATAATTAGTGTACAACTGCAACACTGACAAGAAGACAACCATCACATCCATGTGGTAGAGTTTATCCGAGGCCAAAAATGGCAGTTTATCCACAAGAGGAAGCAGACGCTTGAACCTCAAACAAAACAAGTTGAGTAATTTTGAAGGATCCTTTTCAGATAAATTATTTCACCAACTCTCAGTCCAAGAACATACATCTATTGTAGATGCCAGAAAAAATACAGGCTATCTGAAAGCTTAAACAAAGGACTCCAAGCCAACTGATCAAAAACATGCTTATCTAATGTCGAGTATCCAAGGCAATCTTAGCTGATAATCATCTTGTTAAAAAAGGAAGCTTGCTCTGGAAAGTACTCCATCAACTCATCCTTGGTCACCCAGACAAAATCTTTGCAATCTCCAATCTGAAGTTTGCTAGTACCAATTACTTGCGATTTGAAAAAGAACCGCTGAAAAAAGACAATTGTCAGAAAAGCAGAAAAGAGAAAACAGTTCTGAAATGTCTTGTGAACTGGATTGAGATGTACAGGGAAACATAAATTTCTAAGTCAATTATAGACAAgattgatgaaaaaaattatcaatcgTAAGAATTAATAAATTAAGGCTGCAAGTATAAGAAATCAAAATAAGCAAATCTTCATTTTGAGAAAGAATAATTAAAGGGAAGTTATGCTATTAACCTTAAACAAGGATAAGAAAAACATCTTCATGATAGTCAACACATGAAAAAATAGCTGCAAATATAAACACCTACCTTAAAAAGTGCAAAGTCTTCTTTTGGTTCCACAACCATTTGTGCCATTGGAGCGTTGCCCACAAAATATGTATTATTGAGCCCTCCAATTACAGATTTCAGTGCTGATTCTGCACACTGCAGGTTAACAATTTCAATAAGCTATCATGAAATAGAACTCTGAGAATAACACAGTTCTAAAAGAAAACGCAAATAAAAAGTCACATTTTGTATCGATTTAAGTGAGAAAAGGTAGTACCAGACGCAAAGTTTCTTCATTTTCATAAACCTTTTCTGGAAAATGCCAAACAGGTTCCGTATCAGGAGTTCCATATGTGCTGCCATACAGGAGAAGATAAAGTCTTCTATCAAGTGCCCTTTGCAGTGACCTAAAAGAATCAAACAGAAACCCACTATGTTATTTAGTTTGTGATGGCAAAGTGAAAAATGTATTAATGAGCTGTAATAAAGTTGGGTTTGTCAAGTAGAAAAAACCTCTCAAATATCAAAACAGAATGCTGTAAAGAACTCACAAGTTATGTTTCAACCATGAATTCAAGCAGAACAtctatataagaaaatatttatgtgTCTTCATATTTACTTGCAACAACAAAGTGTGGCTCGCACCAGCCATCACGAAGCACAGTGACTGTTACAAATTCTACCAGCATGGAAGCCTACCCCATGCCAAGTGTGTAACAGGGAACCCACTTCATAATTTTCGGCTTGTGCTGACTGGCATGGAGCCCTACCATCCTGACTTGTTAATCACGGAAAACGAAATCCTTGCTATCATGGCAACAATATGCAGTTAATGCACACAACGCAAAACCAGCTTGAGATACATCAGCTATCATGGTAAAATCTGCATCAGAAACTGACGTGCTAGCAAAATCCAGCAAGGAACAGATGAAAATGTTTGTGTGAAATATGGAATGGCACAAAGTTAGCCAGTGAATATTATGTTAAAATTGCCAAGCTAGGCATGTTCAATATAATGAATAATAACTACAGAACAGACCTTAAAATGATAGTTCATTGAGAAAGCTGTTAAAGGTATGACCGAACATTAGCATCAGAATGCAATTTTGCACAAACAAAACGGGTGGAATTAGTTTGGGAACTTTTATTACCACAATACTAACTGCAGAAGAAAACAGCATGCTAGCAAAATCTTCACACAAAAGACACAAAAACTTATGTAAAATATAGCACAGCATGAACACCTGCTAGGAAAAACTAACAGCATGAACACCGGCCAGGAAAAACTATGTTAAAATTGAAAAACCATGCATTTTCAAGAAAGTGAACTTTAACTATAGAACTAACTTTATAAGATTagataataaaagaaaatattagaaaaaagttAGCATGGTCAATTTGGCACCAAACCTTGCAGTTCCAAGAACCAGCATCCAGGCCATAATTTTAAGTGACAAATTGTAGTACATGTCAAAGAGAGGAACTTACTCAGCTATTTTCTTTTCCAGTGCTAGATTTGCAACGACAAAAGTATTGGGTTCAAAGGTAGCAACTTATCGAAGATACAATACTCATCAGAATGGTTCCTTATCATTTCATAAGCATATCTCATAAGGCATCTTCTTATAACTTTTAACAGAATGTTAATTGTAAAACAGGAGCACAGTCAATTTAAGTAGGTGCCTTTAGAGTATCTCTCCGGATGCCTTTTCAATTGAAAGGTAATTTCTGTAACACAGCTCGAGTAATGGTCAGTATTCTTACAAAAAGTTGAGGAGTTAACAACAAAGTATCCTGAAAATCGGAATGATTAAAGTGAAGTTGGCGAGTTCGGGAGTTTTTGAGATAAATCAAAAAATAATGTCTTCATCAAAAGGTGAATGTAGTTGACAGCAATTTTTTTGGAACTTGATGCTTTGTTGTTGTGTTCCAGTTTATGCTATCTTCCATTTAAGCACACAAAAAATATTTTGACAGTCAAAGAGAAAGCAAGTTTAATattagaggataatgtatcatggTATATATAAAAGGGAAGGAGACTATTAGCACAACTTTTTTTGACATTGAACAATGTCAAATTTTGTCTGACAGTCTTCTAACATGGATTTGCAATGGAATATCCCAAAAAGATATCAAAAATAGAAAATGTTGAAATGGAAGGAGACTATTAGCATAACTTCTATGACACTGAACAATGTGAAATTTTGTTTGACAGTCTTCTAACATGAATTTGCAATGGAATATCCCAAAAAGATATCAGAGAATAAGAAAATGTTGAAATGGGGCAATCAAGTGTATTAAGCTTGAATAAGAACTGAGATAGTATATTCAGTCTACATGACTGGTCATGACAGAGAAATCTATGATCACTTAATAAAAATCAAATCAACAAGACTATTAAGCTCTTGATGTATCGCAAAGAGTTCCAATACGATAAAGGGGTGTACCAATGCACAAGGTTTCAGCCAATGCAGGGTCCGGGAAGGGCCAATGTCCACAATTTTACCTCTAAATATAAAGAGAGGTTGTTTTTGCAATTTGAACCTAGTCTCTCAGGTTGCAAGGGAACAACCTTACCATTTTACTAAGCTCCACCCACAAAGAGTACCAGTATGAtcttcaaaaaaaatatattgcaGTTTCTCATGGTTTATCAACATAGTTGAGTGCAACTCATGTTGGTTCCATTTGTATATTAGACTGGTCATAGGCCACAGAGGTAGAAACAAAGTATGCAAAAGCAAACGCAACGTAAATAAGATCCAGCTATATGGGGCTAAATGTTTGACGTCATTGCTTCACATTCACCATCATTAACAAGAACGTCAGGCAGTTTCGCAGTTCTCATGCAGTAGTACTTCCATATATTTTGATCATAAGATGCCAACAAAAACTGgaatttttttgaataaaaatataACGTCAAGCAAATGCAGCGTGAAAATCAAACCCAGATTTACCTTTTATCATTAGTCTTGTCAGCTTCTGTGATCCTTGGAGCAGGTACATAATCAGTTTGATAGTCACCTTTCCCCCTATTAAAACAATAAGCATCAATGTGGACAGATTTCAAAGTATATGTTTTAAATTAAATAGGAAAATTACACTAGCAAACATAATGTTTTACAGTGCCAGTGAGTTTACAGGTCTTAGCattataccaaatattcaaaaagAACATAGAACTGTGTTTCTTAACAATCAATTGAAAATAAAATCCAGTATTCATcacaaaaacataaatataaactaaCATTGCCTCCTATCACAGTAACACCATGAGGAACATCTAGTTACTAATATTTACCTGTGCTAATCACATTCAACTTTCCTTTGCAGAGTATAATAAACAGTTCTTTCTGTAATTATCCACCTGGACCTAATGCTAGAGTTTGTAAAGCATTGATATGTATCCATTTGTCTTCTGAGGCTTCATTGTACAATTTAGATAATTAACATGTCACATAATCGTTTCATAAGCTAAGCTGAAAAACATAACTATCAGCTTGTTTGTTAGCCCATAAACatttcataaattttaatttagaaaGCCACTTTGAGAAAAACCAAATCATTATAACTTCTTAATCATAAAATCAGATCCACAAAGTACAGACGACagacaaacaaaaaaagaaatgaaCCTTACCTTGCATCCGCCTTTCCCAAGACCTCATCAGGGTACTTCCGACGATACTGCTGTCTCCATCGAAACCTGCAAAATATGTTCCACAATCATCCAATAAACTCCGTCTATTCCCATTCACAATAGGCTAAAGAGGGAGAAAAGACAAGTACAAGAATACATGAGCAACTAAAACAGTAGCCCCAATCTCATTCTCGTTAAAAATAAAATCTTTCGAACAGAAACGGAACGAATCGGACCCGACGAGGGCGATGGAGGATTAGAGCTTACGAGAATTCTCGGAAGGCGTAGACGATGGGCTCGATCTTGGGGATCACAACTGGGAGCCGCTCGAAGAGCACGGCGGCGACAATCTTGTCCGAGCTGCTGCTACTGATGCCACTGACGGCAGTCGATGAGGCGAACCGCCGGGATCGGAGGAGGAGCGGAGCCACAGATCGCCGCATCTCTCCGCCGCCTTAACGATGTGGGGTTTGCGGAATCCTCATTAAAACCCTGAGGGATGAGCAACGCACCGGTGCTGAGCCCAAACCAACGATTCCGATTCGGACTCGCACCAAGGAAGTAATGAGGGAGGCCCTTTCCCTGCCTCATCTGCGGGGTCCTACGGTGAGATGATCTCTCGCGTATAGAGAACCACGTCGGATGAGAAAGATAATGGGAGCGTTCATTGGTACCCTTAGGAGGGCCGCCTTCTCTTTATCTTGTGTAGGAAGGATCCTCTCCATGATGCTCATATTTAAAGCTCCTCTAATCTAATCTCAGCCTTCCATttctccctttccatatctcaaccATCCATGTGTCAAATGACGTGTGATTGAACAACTATAGATAGGCCATCGACGGGGCTCGCACTAGTGGGATGGCTGAGATGTGAGGGTAGGAGAGATGGAAGGTGCGAGGATGAGAGACTTGGAGAGAGAACTCGGCCTGTGTGGTTTGGAGAGGATCGCAGCCCGCCCTTGTTGGAAACTGCGGATAAACCTCGTAATTTTTTCATCACACTCCGTCTCGAAGCAATCCTGAAACCGAATCACCCTCAAGCGATCGATCTTTCTTCCTCTCGATCTATCTTCGATCGCATTGATCTCTTGTATCATTGCCTCGGTCGATCAGGGTTTTCGGATCTGGGCTTCGTTGCGTGGAAAGATGGCGGAGATACGATTGCCTTTTCAAGTACATCATCATCGGCGATACAGATCGTTTTCTGCTCGGTACGCGAGAGTCGTCTCCTGAGTCAGTTCTTTCGGTGAGTTGTACTACCGGAAACAATGATTCCCTCTTTCTTGATTCTGGATTTCTTCAAGGATACATCTCTGCTAGTGTCTTGTTGGTAGGATACGTAGGACAAGATTAATCAATTTGATCTGGGATTATGGTCTTAGAATTTGTGCATCAATCTGTAATGCGCATTTCCTGCTTCAATGCCTACTGCTGTAAGTT from Musa acuminata AAA Group cultivar baxijiao chromosome BXJ1-3, Cavendish_Baxijiao_AAA, whole genome shotgun sequence encodes the following:
- the LOC135636906 gene encoding heavy metal-associated isoprenylated plant protein 47-like, producing MKQKIVIKVQINCNKCRSKAMRLVASAEGVDSVAVEGEDKDQLVLVGDGVDPADLTCTLRKKVGHAYIVKVEEVKATTQPEKPPPVVKGVEVGWPCYSSYPPCPPVVFYEHGCSTPSPYSCPIM
- the LOC135620044 gene encoding uncharacterized protein LOC135620044 produces the protein MRRSVAPLLLRSRRFASSTAVSGISSSSSDKIVAAVLFERLPVVIPKIEPIVYAFREFSFRWRQQYRRKYPDEVLGKADARGKGDYQTDYVPAPRITEADKTNDKRSLQRALDRRLYLLLYGSTYGTPDTEPVWHFPEKVYENEETLRLCAESALKSVIGGLNNTYFVGNAPMAQMVVEPKEDFALFKRFFFKSQVIGTSKLQIGDCKDFVWVTKDELMEYFPEQASFFNKMIIS